One Agrococcus jenensis genomic region harbors:
- a CDS encoding M16 family metallopeptidase yields the protein MPAVQLPLETPEIAIAAAGGALVRRVVLPSGVRVLTERVPGALSATVGFWVPVGSRDERDDARGATHFLEHLLFKGTPTRSAFDIAVAFDEVGGEHNALTAKEHTCYYAKVRDRDLPMAVDVLADMVTSSLLDPDEFERERDVILEELAMADDDPGDVAGERLSELVLGLEAPLGRPIGGTPASITEVSRDRVAEHYREHYAAGDLVVTVAGAVDHDAVVEQLQLALVRYGWSLGAASPRPRRDRAAQPYAAGGLTVVQRPLEQVSLMIGTPGITATDPRRGAMAVLNAVLGAGMSSRLFQEIREKRGLAYSVYSYASGYADAGLMGMAAACAPRKTLEVAQLMLGELERLADGASDEELRRAKGQLAGGSALALEDSDTRMSRLGRAELTLGEFLDIDATLERIDRVTDADVRALAAELASGSRSIAAVGQVPEGLDTQLVSPGSARVDGAAAAAP from the coding sequence ATGCCCGCAGTCCAGCTCCCGCTCGAGACCCCTGAGATCGCCATCGCAGCAGCGGGCGGTGCGCTCGTGCGCCGCGTCGTGCTGCCGAGCGGCGTGCGCGTGCTCACCGAGCGCGTGCCGGGGGCGCTGAGCGCGACGGTCGGCTTCTGGGTGCCGGTCGGCTCGCGCGACGAGCGCGACGACGCGCGCGGCGCCACGCACTTCCTCGAGCACCTGCTGTTCAAGGGCACGCCGACGCGGTCGGCGTTCGACATCGCGGTGGCCTTCGACGAGGTGGGTGGCGAGCACAACGCGCTCACCGCCAAGGAGCACACCTGCTACTACGCGAAGGTGCGCGACCGCGACCTGCCGATGGCGGTCGACGTGCTCGCCGACATGGTGACCTCGTCGCTGCTCGACCCCGACGAGTTCGAGCGCGAGCGAGACGTCATCCTCGAAGAGCTCGCGATGGCCGACGACGACCCGGGCGACGTCGCGGGGGAGCGGCTGAGCGAGCTCGTGCTCGGGCTCGAGGCGCCGCTCGGCCGGCCGATCGGCGGCACGCCCGCCTCGATCACCGAGGTCTCGCGCGACCGGGTCGCCGAGCACTACCGCGAGCACTACGCCGCGGGTGACCTCGTCGTCACCGTCGCGGGCGCCGTCGACCACGACGCGGTCGTCGAGCAGCTGCAGCTCGCGCTCGTGCGCTACGGCTGGTCCCTCGGCGCCGCGAGCCCGCGGCCGCGGCGCGACCGCGCGGCCCAGCCCTACGCGGCCGGCGGGCTGACCGTCGTGCAGCGTCCGCTCGAGCAGGTGAGCCTCATGATCGGCACGCCCGGCATCACCGCGACCGACCCCCGGCGCGGCGCGATGGCGGTGCTCAACGCCGTCCTCGGGGCCGGCATGTCGTCGCGGCTCTTCCAGGAGATCCGCGAGAAGCGCGGCCTCGCCTACTCGGTCTACTCCTACGCATCCGGCTACGCCGACGCCGGCCTCATGGGCATGGCGGCCGCGTGCGCGCCGCGGAAGACGCTCGAGGTGGCGCAGCTCATGCTCGGCGAGCTCGAGCGGCTCGCCGACGGCGCGAGCGACGAGGAGCTGCGGCGCGCGAAGGGCCAGCTCGCGGGCGGCTCGGCGCTCGCGCTCGAGGACTCCGACACGCGCATGTCGCGGCTCGGCCGGGCCGAGCTGACGCTCGGGGAGTTCCTGGACATCGACGCGACGCTCGAGCGCATCGATCGCGTCACCGACGCGGATGTGCGCGCGCTCGCCGCCGAGCTGGCATCCGGATCCCGCTCGATCGCGGCCGTCGGCCAGGTGCCGGAGGGCCTCGACACGCAGCTCGTGTCCCCCGGCTCGGCTAGGGTGGATGGAGCGGCCGCAGCCGCTCCATGA
- a CDS encoding histidine phosphatase family protein, whose product MAHLLYLVRHGEQVDAEHGVEDGRLSPRGVRQAHAIAQRLSGVHFDSAWTSPLLRATETAAIMQQRLPAVEFEPSSLLLDCIPSGLEPDTPLPFQSFLKSIRPAEAEAGAAQMHDAAEHWLRPSRGDVNELLITHNFVIGWFVREVMQSPHWQWMGLNQANCGLTIIRRRSGKPPQLVVHNDLGHLPPEDRTGLPIPQPY is encoded by the coding sequence ATGGCGCACCTGCTCTACCTGGTACGACATGGGGAGCAGGTCGACGCAGAGCACGGCGTCGAGGACGGCAGGCTCTCGCCGCGCGGCGTCCGGCAGGCGCACGCCATCGCCCAGCGGCTCTCGGGCGTGCACTTCGACAGCGCCTGGACGTCGCCGCTGCTGCGCGCGACCGAGACCGCAGCGATCATGCAGCAGCGGCTCCCGGCGGTCGAGTTCGAGCCGTCGTCGCTGCTGCTCGACTGCATCCCGTCGGGGCTCGAGCCGGACACGCCGCTGCCCTTCCAGTCGTTCCTGAAGAGCATCCGGCCCGCGGAGGCCGAGGCGGGCGCCGCGCAGATGCACGACGCGGCGGAGCACTGGCTGCGCCCGTCGCGCGGCGACGTCAACGAGCTGCTCATCACCCACAACTTCGTCATCGGCTGGTTCGTGCGCGAGGTCATGCAGTCGCCGCACTGGCAGTGGATGGGCCTCAACCAGGCGAACTGCGGCCTGACGATCATCCGGCGGCGCTCGGGCAAGCCGCCGCAGCTCGTCGTGCACAACGACCTCGGCCACCTGCCGCCGGAGGACCGCACCGGCCTCCCGATCCCGCAGCCGTACTAG
- a CDS encoding GNAT family N-acetyltransferase has translation MAVTIAPEDPASAVAQALLRAYFSDRAISFVGGVYTPKPADPATLRAPEGAFLVAWSDGEPVGCGALRRLSPERFEVKHLYVAPAGRGMGTGASLLTALEARAVELGATEVVLDTNSALTAANRLYTTRGYASVPAYNDNPNATTWFRKPLA, from the coding sequence GTGGCTGTCACGATCGCACCCGAGGACCCCGCTTCCGCCGTCGCGCAGGCCCTGCTGCGCGCCTACTTCTCGGACCGCGCGATCTCGTTCGTGGGCGGCGTCTACACGCCGAAGCCCGCGGACCCCGCGACGCTGCGCGCCCCCGAGGGCGCGTTCCTCGTCGCCTGGTCGGACGGCGAGCCGGTGGGCTGCGGCGCGCTGCGCCGGCTGTCGCCGGAGCGGTTCGAGGTGAAGCACCTCTACGTGGCACCGGCGGGCCGCGGCATGGGCACGGGCGCGTCGCTGCTCACCGCGCTCGAGGCGCGGGCGGTCGAGCTCGGCGCGACCGAGGTCGTGCTCGACACGAACAGCGCGCTGACGGCTGCGAACCGGCTCTACACGACCCGGGGCTACGCATCCGTGCCCGCCTACAACGACAACCCGAACGCGACGACCTGGTTCCGCAAGCCGCTCGCCTGA
- the dapB gene encoding 4-hydroxy-tetrahydrodipicolinate reductase, which yields MAGTRRIGIAGSTGRLGALALRLVAAADDLEPVELDVREGLDLSGLDAVFDATVLDASERLVDAAVDAGVPVVVGTSGWTQERIGDLRDRGAEGIRIVPNFSLGSVLETHLATIAARHFTAVEVVEAHHDRKRDAPSGTATRTAEAIGAVRGFRPATPDEPGRGTIIAGVPVHALRLPGVVARQEIVFGGTGETLTIRHDTTSSDSYSAGILLALRAERQPGVTVGIDDLLGLS from the coding sequence ATGGCAGGCACCAGGCGCATCGGCATCGCGGGCTCGACCGGCAGGCTCGGCGCCCTGGCGCTCCGGTTGGTCGCTGCAGCCGACGACCTCGAGCCGGTGGAGCTCGACGTGCGCGAGGGCCTCGACCTGTCGGGGCTCGACGCGGTCTTCGACGCGACCGTGCTCGATGCGAGCGAGCGGCTCGTCGACGCCGCCGTCGACGCGGGCGTGCCCGTCGTCGTCGGCACGAGCGGATGGACGCAGGAGCGCATCGGCGACCTGCGCGACCGCGGCGCGGAGGGCATCCGCATCGTGCCCAACTTCTCGCTCGGCAGCGTGCTCGAGACGCACCTCGCGACGATCGCCGCCCGGCACTTCACCGCGGTCGAGGTCGTCGAGGCCCATCACGACCGCAAGCGCGACGCCCCGAGCGGCACGGCGACCCGCACGGCCGAGGCGATCGGCGCGGTGCGCGGCTTCCGGCCCGCGACCCCCGATGAGCCCGGCCGCGGCACGATCATCGCCGGCGTGCCCGTGCACGCCCTCCGCCTCCCGGGCGTCGTCGCGCGCCAGGAGATCGTCTTCGGCGGCACGGGGGAGACCCTCACGATCCGGCACGACACGACCTCGAGCGACTCGTACAGCGCCGGCATCCTGCTCGCGCTGCGCGCCGAGCGGCAGCCGGGCGTGACCGTCGGCATCGACGACCTGCTGGGCTTGTCGTGA
- a CDS encoding thymidylate synthase, with product MTPNEPGAHPYEELLADVLAHGEHKSDRTGTGTRSVFGRQLRFDLSKGFPLITTKRVHFKSIALELLWFLRGDSNVRWLQERGVTIWDEWADADGELGPVYGVQWRSWPTPGGETIDQIQQVIDEIRRNPDSRRLIVSAWNPADIPSMALAPCHALFQFYVADGKLSCQLYQRSADMFLGVPFNIASYALLTHLIAEQTGLEVGDFIWTGGDCHIYDNHVDQVTEQLSREPFPLPTLRLRTHRDSVLDVEYDDLEVVGYEHHPAIKAPVAV from the coding sequence ATGACCCCGAACGAGCCCGGAGCGCACCCCTACGAGGAGCTCCTCGCCGACGTGCTCGCGCACGGCGAGCACAAGAGCGACCGCACCGGCACCGGCACGCGCTCGGTGTTCGGCCGCCAGCTGCGCTTCGACCTGTCGAAGGGCTTCCCGCTCATCACCACGAAGCGCGTGCACTTCAAGTCGATCGCGCTCGAGCTGCTCTGGTTCCTGCGCGGCGACTCCAACGTGCGCTGGCTGCAGGAGCGGGGCGTCACGATCTGGGACGAGTGGGCCGACGCGGATGGCGAGCTCGGCCCGGTCTACGGCGTGCAGTGGCGCTCGTGGCCGACGCCCGGCGGCGAGACGATCGACCAGATCCAGCAGGTCATCGACGAGATCCGCCGCAACCCCGACTCGCGCCGGCTGATCGTCTCGGCGTGGAACCCGGCCGACATCCCGAGCATGGCGCTCGCGCCCTGCCACGCGCTGTTCCAGTTCTACGTCGCCGACGGGAAGCTGTCGTGCCAGCTGTACCAGCGGTCGGCCGACATGTTCCTCGGCGTGCCCTTCAACATCGCCAGCTACGCGCTGCTGACGCACCTCATCGCCGAGCAGACCGGCCTCGAGGTGGGCGACTTCATCTGGACCGGGGGCGACTGCCACATCTACGACAACCACGTCGACCAGGTCACCGAGCAGCTCTCGCGCGAGCCGTTCCCGCTGCCGACCCTGCGGCTGCGGACGCATCGCGACTCGGTGCTCGACGTCGAGTACGACGACCTCGAGGTCGTCGGCTACGAGCACCACCCGGCGATCAAGGCGCCCGTGGCGGTCTGA
- a CDS encoding dihydrofolate reductase — protein sequence MIWAQARDGVIGEAGDMPWRLPEDMARFKAITTGHPVVMGRRTWESFPERFRPLPDRDNIVITSDHDYVAPGARIVRSLDDALETACAIGDEVWIIGGGRVYRDAMDRADRLEVTDIDLDASGDTTAPVADASWREVARDPAEGWHVSRTGLRYAYRTLERAARR from the coding sequence ATGATCTGGGCGCAGGCGCGCGACGGTGTGATCGGCGAAGCGGGCGACATGCCGTGGCGCCTGCCGGAGGACATGGCGCGCTTCAAGGCGATCACCACGGGGCACCCGGTCGTGATGGGCCGCCGCACCTGGGAGTCGTTCCCGGAGCGCTTCCGCCCGCTGCCCGACCGCGACAACATCGTCATCACCTCCGACCACGACTACGTCGCACCGGGTGCCCGCATCGTGCGGAGCCTCGACGACGCGCTCGAGACCGCGTGCGCGATCGGCGACGAGGTGTGGATCATCGGCGGGGGCCGCGTCTACCGCGACGCGATGGACCGCGCCGATCGGCTCGAGGTCACCGACATCGACCTCGACGCATCCGGCGACACGACAGCGCCCGTCGCGGACGCGTCGTGGCGCGAGGTCGCGCGCGACCCGGCCGAGGGGTGGCACGTCAGCCGCACGGGCCTCCGCTACGCCTACCGCACCCTCGAGCGGGCCGCGCGCCGCTGA
- a CDS encoding cell wall-binding repeat-containing protein, with the protein MAAVKRIALALVLALALVAAPLSTAPSAEAVSTIRIQGADRFATAVEVSKWTEGWAAPRGTVYLASGLKFPDALAAAPVVAAEGGHLLLTRPEAVDATTMARIEAIDPATIVIVGSEASISANVATQLEAATDAEVERLGGRDRVETSLLLLERLASQGPVTNVWVASGHTFPDALVAASVAGRDRGAIVLDYHDGTTAGASAWLDRVRGVVQGIPVRIAGGTPSVSAADEAALRGAGPLSVDRYAGSDRFLTAIEINRAFAPTSPSDPTMLVATGENFPDALAGAVHAALRQAPMFLSPGGCQDYRADILRGEALGRGIQTIMGLGSAASLTDPAMSLGPCPVFTSLQASMGAEYGTFAPRWYAGSGSRTIDLGATLPTGIVRMTFADAGHHRAVTLGADGAEDELLVDQPGAYRGTVLFEGKLSPSTRSIRITATGDWTIEVLDVRHAPDFQRSASGDSDAVYLFGASSSEVVAKYSGSDTFVAWELFQQDGVFDGYLVVEMGAGTQRVPIGPGPSILSVYATDDWSLDLQ; encoded by the coding sequence GTGGCAGCCGTCAAGCGCATCGCCCTCGCCCTCGTCCTCGCACTCGCGCTCGTCGCGGCCCCGCTCTCGACGGCCCCATCGGCCGAGGCGGTGTCCACGATCCGCATCCAGGGCGCGGACCGCTTCGCGACGGCGGTCGAGGTCTCCAAGTGGACCGAGGGATGGGCAGCGCCGCGGGGCACCGTCTACCTCGCCTCCGGCCTGAAGTTCCCCGACGCGCTCGCCGCCGCTCCGGTGGTCGCGGCGGAGGGCGGCCACCTGCTGCTGACCCGCCCCGAGGCGGTCGACGCCACCACGATGGCGCGGATCGAGGCGATCGACCCGGCCACGATCGTCATCGTCGGTTCCGAGGCCTCGATCTCGGCGAACGTCGCCACCCAGCTCGAGGCCGCCACGGACGCGGAGGTCGAGCGCCTCGGCGGACGCGACCGCGTCGAGACCTCGCTCCTGCTGCTCGAGCGCCTGGCCTCGCAGGGCCCCGTCACGAACGTCTGGGTCGCATCCGGCCACACCTTCCCGGATGCGCTCGTCGCGGCGTCCGTCGCCGGCCGCGACCGCGGTGCGATCGTGCTCGACTACCACGACGGCACGACCGCGGGTGCGAGCGCGTGGCTCGACCGCGTGCGCGGCGTCGTGCAGGGCATCCCGGTCCGCATCGCGGGCGGCACGCCGTCGGTGAGCGCCGCAGACGAGGCAGCGCTCCGCGGCGCCGGCCCCCTGAGCGTCGACCGCTACGCGGGTTCCGACCGCTTCCTCACCGCGATCGAGATCAACCGCGCCTTCGCGCCGACGTCCCCGAGCGACCCGACGATGCTCGTCGCCACGGGCGAGAACTTCCCCGACGCGCTCGCAGGGGCCGTCCACGCCGCGCTGCGCCAGGCGCCGATGTTCCTCTCCCCCGGCGGCTGCCAGGACTACCGCGCCGACATCCTCCGCGGCGAGGCGCTCGGTCGCGGCATCCAGACGATCATGGGGCTCGGCAGCGCGGCGTCGCTCACCGATCCCGCGATGTCGCTCGGGCCGTGCCCCGTCTTCACGTCGCTGCAGGCGTCCATGGGCGCCGAGTACGGCACGTTCGCGCCGCGCTGGTACGCCGGCTCCGGCTCGCGCACGATCGACCTCGGCGCCACGCTGCCCACGGGCATCGTGCGGATGACCTTCGCCGACGCCGGCCACCACCGTGCCGTGACGCTCGGTGCGGACGGCGCGGAGGACGAGCTGCTGGTCGACCAGCCCGGCGCGTACCGGGGCACCGTCCTCTTCGAGGGCAAGCTCAGCCCGTCGACGCGGTCGATCCGGATCACCGCGACCGGCGACTGGACCATCGAGGTGCTCGACGTCCGGCACGCGCCGGACTTCCAGCGCAGCGCGTCCGGCGACTCCGACGCCGTCTACCTGTTCGGCGCATCCTCGTCGGAGGTGGTCGCGAAGTACAGCGGCAGCGACACCTTCGTCGCATGGGAGCTCTTCCAGCAGGACGGCGTCTTCGACGGCTACCTCGTCGTCGAGATGGGTGCCGGCACGCAGCGCGTGCCGATCGGCCCCGGGCCGAGCATCCTGAGCGTCTACGCGACCGACGACTGGTCGCTCGACCTGCAGTAG
- a CDS encoding cell wall-binding repeat-containing protein, with the protein MRALISIAAAFALVVAGLTTAAAPAEAVTTERYAGADRYATSVAISRATNAGTTVFLANGEKFPDALAAGPVAAAERAHLLLTAPGQLPAIVAQRIGELRPTEIVVVGSQASVSAAVASQAAGISGARVTRIGGVDRVDTSLRLLDRLAARGAVSTVWVASGFDFPDALVAASVAGRARAAVVLDHHAADAASARAWADRVRPAVSGRHVRIAGGEPSVSAADAQALRGAGAASVTRYAGQDRYTTARIINDAFAATPAEPTMLLTTGSNFPDALSGAVHASLRGVPMYLTTGTCNTAIADMLRGEATQRGITRVIGLGTATTISNTSLSLGPCPRTLADEVGDAYGRFAARSYSGTGDRVIDLGAGIPFAQIRASMPSGGMNQIGALDAGHQLVDLPLSITGAYAGTSLLAVDSRATPARFLQVTSAGSWTIQVSDLTSAPVLTGSASGSADAVYLYGGVARTVEASSSGASFFGVREVAGPYATQAWPFSACCEPFTSSGQLRAGPSVLGVMAEDSWTLRFR; encoded by the coding sequence ATGCGCGCCCTCATCTCCATCGCCGCCGCGTTCGCCCTCGTGGTCGCCGGTCTCACCACCGCTGCCGCGCCTGCCGAGGCGGTGACGACCGAGCGCTACGCCGGTGCGGACCGCTACGCGACGAGCGTCGCCATCTCGCGCGCCACGAACGCCGGCACCACGGTGTTCCTCGCGAACGGCGAGAAGTTCCCGGATGCGCTCGCCGCCGGCCCGGTCGCGGCGGCGGAGCGGGCGCACCTGCTGCTGACCGCGCCCGGCCAGCTGCCGGCCATCGTGGCCCAGCGCATCGGCGAGCTCCGGCCGACCGAGATCGTGGTCGTCGGCTCGCAGGCCTCCGTCTCGGCCGCCGTCGCCTCGCAGGCGGCGGGCATCAGCGGCGCGCGCGTCACCCGCATCGGCGGCGTGGACCGCGTCGACACGTCGCTGCGGCTGCTCGACCGGCTCGCGGCGCGCGGCGCGGTCAGCACCGTCTGGGTCGCCTCCGGCTTCGACTTCCCCGACGCGCTCGTGGCGGCATCCGTCGCCGGACGGGCCCGGGCGGCCGTCGTGCTCGACCACCACGCCGCCGACGCGGCGTCGGCGCGGGCCTGGGCCGACCGGGTGCGTCCCGCCGTCAGCGGTCGCCACGTGCGGATCGCGGGCGGCGAGCCCTCGGTGAGCGCCGCCGACGCGCAGGCCCTCCGCGGTGCCGGCGCCGCATCCGTCACGCGCTACGCCGGGCAGGACCGCTACACGACAGCGCGCATCATCAACGACGCGTTCGCCGCGACGCCGGCCGAGCCGACGATGCTCCTCACCACCGGCAGCAACTTCCCGGACGCCCTCTCCGGGGCCGTGCACGCCTCGCTCCGCGGCGTGCCCATGTACCTGACGACCGGCACCTGCAACACGGCGATCGCCGACATGCTCCGCGGCGAGGCGACCCAGCGCGGCATCACCCGGGTGATCGGCCTGGGCACCGCCACCACGATCAGCAACACGTCGCTCTCCCTCGGGCCGTGCCCCCGCACGCTCGCCGACGAGGTGGGCGACGCGTACGGCAGGTTCGCGGCCCGCTCCTACAGCGGCACGGGCGACCGGGTCATCGATCTCGGTGCGGGCATCCCCTTCGCCCAGATCCGCGCCAGCATGCCGAGCGGCGGCATGAACCAGATCGGCGCGCTCGACGCCGGCCACCAGCTCGTCGACCTGCCGCTGTCGATCACGGGCGCCTACGCGGGCACGTCGCTGCTCGCGGTCGACAGCCGCGCCACGCCGGCGCGCTTCCTCCAGGTGACGTCGGCCGGCTCGTGGACGATCCAGGTCAGCGACCTTACGAGCGCGCCCGTGCTGACCGGCTCCGCGAGCGGCAGCGCCGACGCGGTGTACCTGTACGGCGGCGTCGCCCGCACGGTCGAGGCGAGCAGCAGCGGGGCGTCGTTCTTCGGGGTGCGGGAGGTCGCGGGCCCCTACGCGACGCAGGCATGGCCGTTCTCGGCGTGCTGCGAGCCGTTCACGAGCTCGGGCCAGCTGCGCGCCGGCCCGTCGGTGCTCGGCGTGATGGCCGAGGACTCCTGGACGCTCAGGTTCCGCTAG
- the dapA gene encoding 4-hydroxy-tetrahydrodipicolinate synthase, with protein MNANPFGQVLVALVTPMGVDGEVDWDDVERLIDDVVTNGADGIVVSGTTGETSTLTDPEKIRLVEVAKAVAGDRAKIIQGGGSNETAHAMDLYRQAELAGADGVMIVTPYYNKPTQSGILTHFRMIADATDLPVILYDIPGRSGIPIRFETLVRAAKHPNILAVKDAKGDFAEVSRVLNQTDLLYFSGDDANVLPHLAIGASGLIGVTANIAPRPYRTMIDAVNAGDLHTAQEQHKALEPLVRATMTHVPGTVASKYILHGLGRIGSPRVRLPLVGPEDTEAALIEDEIALVRGVDGLDLSRFRPDRNAAAGGALPKVHGTTR; from the coding sequence GTGAACGCCAATCCCTTCGGCCAGGTGCTCGTCGCGCTCGTGACCCCGATGGGCGTCGATGGCGAGGTCGACTGGGACGACGTCGAGCGGCTCATCGACGACGTCGTGACGAACGGCGCCGACGGCATCGTCGTCTCCGGCACGACCGGCGAGACGTCGACGCTCACGGACCCCGAGAAGATCCGCCTCGTCGAGGTTGCGAAGGCCGTCGCGGGGGACCGGGCGAAGATCATCCAGGGCGGCGGCTCGAACGAGACCGCGCACGCGATGGACCTCTACCGGCAGGCCGAGCTCGCGGGCGCCGACGGCGTGATGATCGTGACGCCGTACTACAACAAGCCGACGCAGTCGGGCATCCTCACGCACTTCCGGATGATCGCCGACGCGACCGATCTGCCGGTCATCCTCTACGACATCCCCGGCCGGTCGGGCATCCCGATCCGCTTCGAGACCCTCGTCCGCGCCGCCAAGCACCCGAACATCCTCGCTGTGAAGGACGCCAAGGGCGACTTCGCCGAGGTGAGCCGCGTGCTCAACCAGACCGACCTGCTCTACTTCTCGGGCGACGACGCGAACGTGCTGCCGCACCTCGCGATCGGCGCCTCCGGCCTCATCGGGGTGACCGCCAACATCGCCCCGCGTCCGTACCGCACCATGATCGACGCGGTGAACGCGGGCGACCTGCACACGGCGCAGGAGCAGCACAAGGCGCTCGAGCCGCTCGTGCGCGCCACCATGACGCACGTGCCCGGCACGGTCGCCAGCAAGTACATCCTCCACGGCCTCGGCCGCATCGGCAGCCCGCGCGTGCGCCTGCCGCTCGTCGGCCCCGAGGACACCGAGGCCGCGCTCATCGAGGACGAGATCGCCCTCGTCCGGGGCGTCGACGGCCTCGACCTCAGCCGCTTCCGGCCGGACCGCAACGCGGCCGCCGGCGGCGCGCTGCCCAAGGTGCACGGCACCACGCGATAG
- a CDS encoding ribonuclease J, which translates to MTAIIQPAPLEAGTLRIIPLGGLGEVGRNMTVYELDGKLLIVDCGVLFPEEHQPGVDLILPDFGPIRDRLDDVVGVVLTHGHEDHIGAVPYLLRLKADIPLLGSQLTLALIEAKLKEHRIKPYTHTVREGQIEQLGPFETEFIAVNHSIPDALAVAIRTRAGLVLHTGDFKMDQLPLDDRITDLRAFARLGEEGVDAFLVDSTNADVPGFTAPEREIGPVISQVIAKTTGLVVVASFSSHVHRVQQVLDAAAENGRKVAFVGRSMVRNMGIAAELGYLKVPDGVVIEQKRAENLPPREVVYMSTGSQGEPMAVLSRIVNGEHRIEVGADDTVILASSLIPGNENAVFRIINGLMQLGAKVVHKGSAKVHVSGHASAGELLYCYNILGPANVIPVHGEYRHLHAAAQLAIDTGVPRERAFVGENGTVWDLKDHRIRVAGQVEIGFVYVDGSSVGRIDEADLKDRRILAEEGFISIFIALEPQTGKVIVGPEIHARGFAEDDKVFDEIRPKIVKALAEAGEQGVRDQHQYQQVVRRTVGRWVGTRIRRRPMIVPVVIEA; encoded by the coding sequence TTGACGGCCATCATCCAGCCTGCCCCGCTCGAGGCAGGCACGCTCCGCATCATCCCGCTCGGCGGCCTCGGCGAGGTCGGCCGCAACATGACCGTCTACGAGCTCGACGGCAAGCTGCTCATCGTCGACTGCGGCGTGCTCTTCCCCGAGGAGCACCAGCCCGGCGTCGACCTGATCCTGCCCGACTTCGGGCCCATCCGCGACCGCCTCGACGACGTCGTCGGCGTCGTGCTCACGCACGGGCACGAGGATCACATCGGCGCGGTGCCCTACCTGCTGCGCCTCAAGGCCGACATCCCCCTGCTCGGCTCGCAGCTGACGCTCGCCCTCATCGAGGCGAAGCTCAAGGAGCACCGCATCAAGCCCTACACGCACACGGTGCGCGAGGGCCAGATCGAGCAGCTCGGCCCGTTCGAGACCGAGTTCATCGCCGTCAACCACTCCATCCCCGACGCGCTCGCGGTCGCGATCCGCACGCGTGCCGGACTCGTGCTCCACACCGGCGACTTCAAGATGGACCAGCTGCCGCTCGACGACCGCATCACCGACCTGCGCGCCTTCGCGCGGCTCGGCGAGGAGGGCGTCGACGCGTTCCTGGTCGACTCGACGAACGCCGACGTGCCCGGCTTCACCGCGCCCGAGCGCGAGATCGGCCCGGTCATCTCGCAGGTGATCGCGAAGACCACCGGCCTCGTCGTCGTCGCCTCGTTCTCGAGCCACGTGCACCGCGTGCAGCAGGTCCTGGACGCGGCGGCCGAGAACGGCCGCAAGGTCGCGTTCGTCGGCCGCTCGATGGTGCGCAACATGGGCATCGCCGCCGAGCTCGGCTACCTCAAGGTGCCGGACGGCGTCGTCATCGAGCAGAAGCGCGCCGAGAACCTGCCGCCGCGCGAGGTCGTCTACATGTCGACCGGCTCGCAGGGCGAGCCGATGGCCGTGCTGAGCCGCATCGTGAACGGCGAGCACCGCATCGAGGTCGGCGCGGACGACACCGTCATCCTCGCGTCGAGCCTCATCCCGGGCAACGAGAACGCGGTCTTCCGCATCATCAACGGGCTCATGCAGCTCGGCGCGAAGGTCGTGCACAAGGGCTCCGCGAAGGTGCACGTCTCGGGCCACGCGTCCGCCGGCGAGCTGCTCTACTGCTACAACATCCTGGGACCCGCCAACGTCATCCCGGTGCACGGCGAGTACCGCCACCTGCACGCGGCGGCGCAGCTCGCGATCGACACCGGCGTGCCGCGCGAGCGTGCGTTCGTGGGCGAGAACGGCACCGTCTGGGACCTCAAGGACCACCGGATCCGCGTGGCCGGCCAGGTCGAGATCGGCTTCGTCTACGTCGACGGCTCCTCCGTCGGCCGCATCGACGAGGCCGACCTCAAGGACCGGCGGATCCTCGCCGAGGAGGGCTTCATCTCGATCTTCATCGCGCTGGAGCCGCAGACCGGCAAGGTCATCGTCGGGCCGGAGATCCACGCCCGCGGCTTCGCCGAGGACGACAAGGTCTTCGACGAGATCCGCCCGAAGATCGTCAAGGCGCTCGCTGAGGCGGGGGAGCAGGGCGTGCGCGACCAGCACCAGTACCAGCAGGTCGTGCGCCGCACGGTCGGCCGCTGGGTCGGCACGCGCATCCGCCGCCGCCCGATGATCGTCCCGGTGGTCATCGAGGCCTAG